From the Erythrolamprus reginae isolate rEryReg1 chromosome Z, rEryReg1.hap1, whole genome shotgun sequence genome, one window contains:
- the TINF2 gene encoding TERF1-interacting nuclear factor 2 isoform X2, producing MLGGDYLGGVKPAGTGELSLVIPVLFCGSARRQFFPMGDNPANERAGFVNVCGATALRLVAASVWHVVRRRCFTDFPQVLTFVTTVAQAAPELMPYREVAKLQMGLKAKIIMNMLREDDSPSIIYNAMDTYFPENEPPFLHYKATAEDLAMVRTCQENFRVLLFCILSDFVQREIYVQVFMETDYGEAFMIMLEQLLQDYLCQLERILPDPEYQVLLQAAIIHIPDHLTEPCTAILTEYFNAVRFQQARYAEPLSSSVPPSHSTPCQNEDEDSYMPSPLSPQPGSISPQPGSFSSGITEGVLPGHISETG from the exons ATGCTTGGCGGGGATTATTTAGGGGGCGTGAAGCCCGCCGGTACCGGCGAACTTTCTCTTGTGATTCCCGTGCTGTTTTGCGGTTCGGCAAGGCGGCAATTCTTCCCGATGGGCGACAACCCGGCGAACGAGAGGGCGGGCTTCGTGAATGTCTGCGGCGCCACGGCTTTGCGCTTAGTGGCCGCCTCGGTTTGGCATGTGGTCCGGCGGCGCTGCTTCACGGACTTCCCGCAGGTCCTGACCTTCGTGACCACGGTGGCGCAGGCGGCGCCCGAGCTGATGCCCTACCGGGAGGTGGCCAAGCTCCAAATGGGGCTGAAGGCTAAG ATTATCATGAATATGCTCAGGGAAGATGATTCTCCATCGATCATATACAACGCTATGGATACCTACTTTCCAGAGAACGAACCACCATTCTTACACTACAAGGCC ACGGCTGAGGACCTGGCGATGGTAAGAACTTGTCAAGAAAACTTCAGAGTCCTGCTGTTCTGCATACTGAGCGACTTCGTACAGAGGGAAATATACGTGCAG GTGTTCATGGAAACAGATTATGGGGAAGCCTTCATGATCATGTTGGAGCAGCTCCTCCAAGATTATCTCTGCCAATTGGAACGCATCCTTCCGGATCCTGAATACCAAGTG CTGTTACAGGCTGCCATTATCCATATCCCCGACCATCTTACCGAACCCTGCACCGCCATTCTAACCGAGTACTTCAACGCCGTGAGATTCCAGCAGGCTC gCTATGCTGAACCTCTCTCCTCCTCAGTCCCCCCCTCACACTCCACCCCGTGCCAAAACGAGGACGAAGACTCCTACATGCCGTCACCTCTCTCCCCACAGCCGGGCTCCATCTCCCCACAGCCAGGCTCCTTCTCTTCGGGCATCACGGAAGG gGTTTTGCCCGGGCACATTTCAGAAACAG GATGA
- the TINF2 gene encoding TERF1-interacting nuclear factor 2 isoform X3 codes for MLGGDYLGGVKPAGTGELSLVIPVLFCGSARRQFFPMGDNPANERAGFVNVCGATALRLVAASVWHVVRRRCFTDFPQVLTFVTTVAQAAPELMPYREVAKLQMGLKAKIIMNMLREDDSPSIIYNAMDTYFPENEPPFLHYKATAEDLAMVRTCQENFRVLLFCILSDFVQREIYVQVFMETDYGEAFMIMLEQLLQDYLCQLERILPDPEYQVLLQAAIIHIPDHLTEPCTAILTEYFNAVRFQQARYAEPLSSSVPPSHSTPCQNEDEDSYMPSPLSPQPGSISPQPGSFSSGITEGR; via the exons ATGCTTGGCGGGGATTATTTAGGGGGCGTGAAGCCCGCCGGTACCGGCGAACTTTCTCTTGTGATTCCCGTGCTGTTTTGCGGTTCGGCAAGGCGGCAATTCTTCCCGATGGGCGACAACCCGGCGAACGAGAGGGCGGGCTTCGTGAATGTCTGCGGCGCCACGGCTTTGCGCTTAGTGGCCGCCTCGGTTTGGCATGTGGTCCGGCGGCGCTGCTTCACGGACTTCCCGCAGGTCCTGACCTTCGTGACCACGGTGGCGCAGGCGGCGCCCGAGCTGATGCCCTACCGGGAGGTGGCCAAGCTCCAAATGGGGCTGAAGGCTAAG ATTATCATGAATATGCTCAGGGAAGATGATTCTCCATCGATCATATACAACGCTATGGATACCTACTTTCCAGAGAACGAACCACCATTCTTACACTACAAGGCC ACGGCTGAGGACCTGGCGATGGTAAGAACTTGTCAAGAAAACTTCAGAGTCCTGCTGTTCTGCATACTGAGCGACTTCGTACAGAGGGAAATATACGTGCAG GTGTTCATGGAAACAGATTATGGGGAAGCCTTCATGATCATGTTGGAGCAGCTCCTCCAAGATTATCTCTGCCAATTGGAACGCATCCTTCCGGATCCTGAATACCAAGTG CTGTTACAGGCTGCCATTATCCATATCCCCGACCATCTTACCGAACCCTGCACCGCCATTCTAACCGAGTACTTCAACGCCGTGAGATTCCAGCAGGCTC gCTATGCTGAACCTCTCTCCTCCTCAGTCCCCCCCTCACACTCCACCCCGTGCCAAAACGAGGACGAAGACTCCTACATGCCGTCACCTCTCTCCCCACAGCCGGGCTCCATCTCCCCACAGCCAGGCTCCTTCTCTTCGGGCATCACGGAAGG TCGATGA
- the TINF2 gene encoding TERF1-interacting nuclear factor 2 isoform X1 translates to MLGGDYLGGVKPAGTGELSLVIPVLFCGSARRQFFPMGDNPANERAGFVNVCGATALRLVAASVWHVVRRRCFTDFPQVLTFVTTVAQAAPELMPYREVAKLQMGLKAKIIMNMLREDDSPSIIYNAMDTYFPENEPPFLHYKATAEDLAMVRTCQENFRVLLFCILSDFVQREIYVQVFMETDYGEAFMIMLEQLLQDYLCQLERILPDPEYQVLLQAAIIHIPDHLTEPCTAILTEYFNAVRFQQARYAEPLSSSVPPSHSTPCQNEDEDSYMPSPLSPQPGSISPQPGSFSSGITEGVLPGHISETVDDLVPDSESERSSSFFQDEVFYFD, encoded by the exons ATGCTTGGCGGGGATTATTTAGGGGGCGTGAAGCCCGCCGGTACCGGCGAACTTTCTCTTGTGATTCCCGTGCTGTTTTGCGGTTCGGCAAGGCGGCAATTCTTCCCGATGGGCGACAACCCGGCGAACGAGAGGGCGGGCTTCGTGAATGTCTGCGGCGCCACGGCTTTGCGCTTAGTGGCCGCCTCGGTTTGGCATGTGGTCCGGCGGCGCTGCTTCACGGACTTCCCGCAGGTCCTGACCTTCGTGACCACGGTGGCGCAGGCGGCGCCCGAGCTGATGCCCTACCGGGAGGTGGCCAAGCTCCAAATGGGGCTGAAGGCTAAG ATTATCATGAATATGCTCAGGGAAGATGATTCTCCATCGATCATATACAACGCTATGGATACCTACTTTCCAGAGAACGAACCACCATTCTTACACTACAAGGCC ACGGCTGAGGACCTGGCGATGGTAAGAACTTGTCAAGAAAACTTCAGAGTCCTGCTGTTCTGCATACTGAGCGACTTCGTACAGAGGGAAATATACGTGCAG GTGTTCATGGAAACAGATTATGGGGAAGCCTTCATGATCATGTTGGAGCAGCTCCTCCAAGATTATCTCTGCCAATTGGAACGCATCCTTCCGGATCCTGAATACCAAGTG CTGTTACAGGCTGCCATTATCCATATCCCCGACCATCTTACCGAACCCTGCACCGCCATTCTAACCGAGTACTTCAACGCCGTGAGATTCCAGCAGGCTC gCTATGCTGAACCTCTCTCCTCCTCAGTCCCCCCCTCACACTCCACCCCGTGCCAAAACGAGGACGAAGACTCCTACATGCCGTCACCTCTCTCCCCACAGCCGGGCTCCATCTCCCCACAGCCAGGCTCCTTCTCTTCGGGCATCACGGAAGG gGTTTTGCCCGGGCACATTTCAGAAACAG TCGATGATCTGGTGCCAGATTCAGAAAGTGAAAGAAGCTCCTCGTTTTTCCAG GATGAAGTTTTCTATTTTGATTGA
- the TINF2 gene encoding TERF1-interacting nuclear factor 2 isoform X4: MLGGDYLGGVKPAGTGELSLVIPVLFCGSARRQFFPMGDNPANERAGFVNVCGATALRLVAASVWHVVRRRCFTDFPQVLTFVTTVAQAAPELMPYREVAKLQMGLKAKTAEDLAMVRTCQENFRVLLFCILSDFVQREIYVQVFMETDYGEAFMIMLEQLLQDYLCQLERILPDPEYQVLLQAAIIHIPDHLTEPCTAILTEYFNAVRFQQARYAEPLSSSVPPSHSTPCQNEDEDSYMPSPLSPQPGSISPQPGSFSSGITEGVLPGHISETVDDLVPDSESERSSSFFQDEVFYFD, encoded by the exons ATGCTTGGCGGGGATTATTTAGGGGGCGTGAAGCCCGCCGGTACCGGCGAACTTTCTCTTGTGATTCCCGTGCTGTTTTGCGGTTCGGCAAGGCGGCAATTCTTCCCGATGGGCGACAACCCGGCGAACGAGAGGGCGGGCTTCGTGAATGTCTGCGGCGCCACGGCTTTGCGCTTAGTGGCCGCCTCGGTTTGGCATGTGGTCCGGCGGCGCTGCTTCACGGACTTCCCGCAGGTCCTGACCTTCGTGACCACGGTGGCGCAGGCGGCGCCCGAGCTGATGCCCTACCGGGAGGTGGCCAAGCTCCAAATGGGGCTGAAGGCTAAG ACGGCTGAGGACCTGGCGATGGTAAGAACTTGTCAAGAAAACTTCAGAGTCCTGCTGTTCTGCATACTGAGCGACTTCGTACAGAGGGAAATATACGTGCAG GTGTTCATGGAAACAGATTATGGGGAAGCCTTCATGATCATGTTGGAGCAGCTCCTCCAAGATTATCTCTGCCAATTGGAACGCATCCTTCCGGATCCTGAATACCAAGTG CTGTTACAGGCTGCCATTATCCATATCCCCGACCATCTTACCGAACCCTGCACCGCCATTCTAACCGAGTACTTCAACGCCGTGAGATTCCAGCAGGCTC gCTATGCTGAACCTCTCTCCTCCTCAGTCCCCCCCTCACACTCCACCCCGTGCCAAAACGAGGACGAAGACTCCTACATGCCGTCACCTCTCTCCCCACAGCCGGGCTCCATCTCCCCACAGCCAGGCTCCTTCTCTTCGGGCATCACGGAAGG gGTTTTGCCCGGGCACATTTCAGAAACAG TCGATGATCTGGTGCCAGATTCAGAAAGTGAAAGAAGCTCCTCGTTTTTCCAG GATGAAGTTTTCTATTTTGATTGA